A section of the Marinoscillum sp. 108 genome encodes:
- a CDS encoding carboxymuconolactone decarboxylase family protein, giving the protein MILKILKLVMFAGSALASNFSSGQTVENGNRANALSVSQEQIVIISSLTAKGDLLQLRDALSSGLDAGLTINEIKEVIVHLYAYCGFPRSIMGLRTFMTVLDERKEKGIEDTWGNAASPIPDSPDKYTRGVETLEKLTKAKLGPKPAYQEFSPEMDVFLKEHLFADIFERDVLSYHARELVTISVLSTLGGLEPMLRGHFGICLKVGLSSNQLGEALNIIHKHIGEKEALAAQQVLEEVITNHRNDEH; this is encoded by the coding sequence ATGATTCTAAAAATCTTAAAGCTTGTCATGTTTGCAGGATCAGCTCTCGCCTCAAATTTTTCTTCCGGCCAGACCGTTGAAAATGGAAATAGAGCCAATGCACTATCAGTAAGTCAGGAGCAAATTGTGATCATTTCGTCTCTTACGGCCAAAGGCGATCTCCTCCAACTAAGAGACGCCTTATCGAGCGGGCTGGATGCCGGACTCACGATCAATGAAATCAAAGAAGTGATCGTTCATCTATATGCGTACTGTGGTTTTCCGCGAAGCATAATGGGGCTACGTACCTTTATGACAGTACTGGATGAAAGAAAGGAGAAGGGAATCGAAGATACCTGGGGAAATGCAGCTTCCCCTATCCCGGATTCCCCTGACAAGTATACCCGTGGAGTCGAAACTCTGGAGAAACTTACAAAAGCCAAACTTGGACCAAAACCAGCTTATCAAGAGTTTTCGCCAGAAATGGATGTGTTCCTGAAAGAACATCTCTTTGCAGATATTTTTGAAAGAGATGTGCTCAGCTACCATGCGCGTGAGTTAGTCACTATTTCCGTCCTTAGTACCCTTGGAGGACTGGAACCCATGCTCCGGGGGCATTTCGGTATCTGCCTGAAGGTTGGCTTATCTTCCAACCAACTCGGTGAAGCTCTGAACATAATCCATAAACACATTGGCGAGAAAGAAGCACTGGCGGCACAGCAAGTCTTAGAAGAAGTGATAACCAACCATAGAAATGATGAACATTAA
- a CDS encoding aldo/keto reductase, producing MKTRKLGNQGLEVSEIGLGCMGMSFGYGPPKDEKEMIDILHKAVYAGVTFFDTAEVYGPWINEELVGDALKPFHGEVVIATKFGFNIQDGKMAGLNSHPENIRKVAEASLKRLKVDTLDLFYQHRVDPNVPIEEVAGTVKDLIWEGKVKHFGLSEAGTQTIRRAHAIQPVTALQSEYSLWTRQHEKEIIPTIEELGIGLVAYSPLGKGYLTGKINESTAFQAGDIRNILPRYQEEARVANKALLEVICQFAERKQATPAQVALAWVLAQKPWIVPIPGTTRAHRLEENLGAASVRFSSDELEEMETASANVKVVGERYTEQMESTTGL from the coding sequence ATGAAAACCAGAAAGTTAGGAAATCAAGGATTGGAGGTCTCAGAAATAGGCCTGGGATGCATGGGCATGAGCTTTGGATATGGCCCACCTAAGGATGAAAAGGAGATGATTGACATTCTCCATAAAGCGGTATATGCCGGAGTGACCTTCTTTGATACCGCTGAGGTGTATGGCCCCTGGATTAATGAAGAGTTGGTTGGAGATGCCCTGAAACCCTTTCATGGAGAAGTGGTGATTGCTACTAAGTTTGGCTTCAACATTCAGGATGGGAAAATGGCCGGATTGAACAGTCATCCGGAAAACATCAGAAAGGTGGCTGAAGCTTCACTGAAGCGTCTGAAAGTAGATACCCTGGATCTTTTCTATCAGCACAGGGTAGATCCCAATGTACCTATTGAAGAGGTAGCTGGCACAGTAAAAGACCTGATTTGGGAGGGTAAAGTGAAGCATTTCGGATTGTCCGAAGCAGGTACCCAAACGATCCGACGGGCACACGCCATTCAGCCCGTCACCGCACTCCAAAGCGAGTATTCACTCTGGACACGCCAGCATGAAAAAGAGATTATTCCGACCATAGAAGAGCTAGGCATTGGATTGGTAGCCTACAGCCCCCTTGGAAAAGGCTACCTCACAGGTAAAATCAATGAATCCACAGCATTTCAGGCTGGAGATATTCGAAACATCCTACCCAGATATCAGGAAGAAGCACGGGTCGCGAACAAGGCATTATTAGAAGTAATCTGCCAGTTTGCCGAAAGAAAACAAGCCACCCCTGCTCAGGTGGCCCTTGCCTGGGTTTTGGCACAAAAACCCTGGATTGTTCCCATACCGGGTACCACCAGGGCGCATCGCCTCGAAGAAAACCTGGGTGCAGCGTCCGTCAGGTTTTCATCCGACGAATTAGAGGAAATGGAAACTGCTTCTGCTAATGTGAAAGTGGTGGGTGAACGTTACACAGAGCAGATGGAAAGTACCACTGGACTTTGA
- a CDS encoding pyridoxal-dependent decarboxylase: MNTILKEDLLTLNKLLSDTLLQGLTYLSNLDQTPTSVSFDPPAERTLSTSGVGGEGALYEFINRFESLMVASSGPRYWGFVTGGSTPAALMGDLLATIYDQNTQTTKGHGDVSAIVEFETIRLLLELFDLPDDFMGGFVTGATMSNFTCLGAARQWVGGKQGYDIAKSGISRPIHILSAVPHSSSIKALSMLGIGSSQVTRIPTINPTREAIDISKLEEAIHQLDGEPFILISSGGTVNTVDFDDMKAISALREKHDFWWHIDAAFGGFAAVSPKHKHLIEGWERADSITIDGHKWLNVPYESAFFFTRKEHTLHQVDTFQNSNAPYLGDPNENFNYLNFLPENSRRFKALAAWFSLVAYGKEGYREIVERTIDMAQELGQFIADSEAFELLAPTRLNTVCFTLKNGSEADVNTFLSKLNDGGKVFMTPTSFNGRAGIRAALVNWRTTAADVQIVKEEMNQVIQGIQSVVL, encoded by the coding sequence ATGAATACTATCCTGAAAGAAGATTTGCTCACCCTCAATAAACTCCTGAGCGACACCCTGTTACAAGGATTGACTTACTTGTCCAATTTGGATCAAACGCCCACCTCAGTGTCTTTTGATCCACCTGCGGAAAGGACCCTAAGCACATCTGGGGTGGGTGGCGAAGGAGCGTTGTATGAGTTCATCAACCGCTTTGAATCCTTAATGGTCGCCTCATCCGGGCCACGGTACTGGGGCTTTGTCACCGGCGGTTCTACTCCTGCTGCGCTCATGGGTGATCTCCTGGCCACCATCTATGACCAAAACACCCAGACCACCAAGGGCCATGGGGATGTCTCAGCGATCGTAGAGTTCGAAACCATCCGGCTTCTGCTGGAGTTATTCGATCTGCCCGATGACTTTATGGGTGGGTTCGTCACCGGAGCCACCATGTCCAACTTCACCTGTCTGGGAGCTGCCCGGCAGTGGGTGGGTGGAAAGCAAGGTTATGACATTGCTAAATCGGGTATTTCCAGGCCCATCCACATACTCTCGGCAGTGCCACACTCCTCTTCCATCAAAGCCCTCTCCATGCTGGGGATCGGCAGTAGCCAGGTGACCAGGATACCCACCATCAACCCCACGCGTGAGGCGATCGACATCAGCAAGCTGGAAGAGGCCATCCATCAGCTCGACGGTGAGCCCTTCATTCTGATCTCCAGTGGTGGCACCGTCAATACCGTGGACTTTGACGACATGAAAGCGATCTCCGCACTCAGGGAGAAACACGACTTTTGGTGGCATATCGATGCGGCTTTCGGCGGATTTGCAGCCGTCAGTCCCAAGCACAAGCACCTCATTGAAGGCTGGGAACGTGCAGACAGCATTACCATAGATGGTCACAAGTGGCTCAATGTGCCGTATGAGAGCGCTTTTTTCTTTACCCGAAAAGAGCACACATTGCATCAGGTGGACACTTTTCAAAACTCCAACGCCCCCTACCTGGGAGACCCGAACGAAAATTTCAACTACCTCAATTTTCTTCCGGAAAACTCGAGGCGCTTCAAGGCCCTGGCGGCATGGTTTAGCCTTGTTGCATATGGCAAGGAGGGGTATCGGGAGATCGTAGAGCGCACCATCGACATGGCTCAGGAGCTGGGACAATTCATAGCGGACAGTGAGGCCTTTGAACTACTGGCACCCACTCGCCTGAATACTGTCTGTTTTACTCTGAAAAATGGCAGCGAGGCAGATGTGAATACCTTCTTGTCCAAACTCAATGATGGAGGAAAAGTATTCATGACCCCCACGTCCTTCAATGGCAGGGCCGGTATCAGGGCAGCACTAGTCAATTGGCGAACAACCGCTGCGGATGTTCAAATCGTGAAAGAAGAGATGAATCAGGTGATTCAGGGCATCCAATCCGTCGTGCTGTGA
- a CDS encoding nuclear transport factor 2 family protein — MKTLIIGLILILLSVHGSSAQTPDREQEIIDLSKAKWQWMSDKNVEKLEELFHEKSAFVHMGGSWGKEPEINIIKSGGIWYKKADIHEVSVNIIGSTAILLNNITLIAEVGGNEVTNPFMVTEVYIYEDGDWKLGSLSFTKLLTRGE, encoded by the coding sequence ATGAAAACACTGATAATCGGACTGATTCTGATTCTCTTGAGCGTACACGGGTCCAGCGCACAGACTCCTGACAGAGAGCAGGAAATCATAGACCTGTCAAAAGCCAAATGGCAATGGATGTCAGATAAAAATGTAGAAAAACTGGAAGAACTCTTTCATGAGAAGTCTGCATTCGTTCACATGGGTGGTTCCTGGGGGAAAGAACCCGAGATCAACATCATTAAAAGTGGTGGCATTTGGTACAAAAAAGCTGACATCCATGAGGTATCGGTCAACATCATTGGCAGTACGGCCATCCTACTCAACAACATCACGCTGATTGCAGAAGTGGGCGGAAATGAAGTTACTAATCCCTTCATGGTCACTGAGGTATATATCTACGAAGATGGAGACTGGAAGCTGGGCTCCCTGTCATTTACCAAACTATTGACCAGAGGAGAATAG
- a CDS encoding DUF4407 domain-containing protein: MNRLKVFFWLCAGANREILSNCPSESSKYVGIGATIFFTGIFAALAGGYALFTVFDSYWLAAGFGILWGLMIFNLDRFIVSSMRKNGQPQQEWLQVLPRLVLALVISIVIAKPLELKIFEKEVDSEITSMMQEDLALKELTVKERFSATRARLSAEVQSLKDEILAKTASRNELRQIAREEADGTGGTQQRNAGPIYQIKKADADRVDAELQALIATNTPQIAEKEQAITELNTREQTELSATEAGQLTGLASRIEALDRLTTKSSAINVANWFVMLLFLVVETAPIFVKLISQRGPYDYVLKTEEYGFEAFHYEDLAKVNATIKNRSSKLTSEEAEYVNSRLQLGLDRS, translated from the coding sequence ATGAACAGGTTAAAAGTGTTTTTCTGGTTATGCGCCGGAGCAAATAGAGAGATCTTATCCAATTGTCCTTCTGAGTCGAGTAAATATGTGGGAATAGGGGCCACCATATTCTTCACAGGCATTTTTGCAGCGCTGGCCGGAGGCTATGCACTCTTCACCGTCTTTGACAGCTATTGGCTGGCCGCAGGCTTTGGCATTCTGTGGGGGCTCATGATCTTCAACCTGGACCGGTTCATTGTTTCCAGCATGCGCAAGAATGGCCAGCCCCAGCAGGAATGGCTGCAGGTGCTCCCCAGGCTGGTGCTGGCGCTGGTCATCTCCATCGTGATCGCCAAACCTCTGGAGCTCAAGATTTTTGAAAAGGAAGTCGACAGCGAGATCACCTCCATGATGCAGGAGGACCTGGCCCTGAAAGAACTGACCGTGAAGGAGCGCTTCTCGGCCACCAGAGCGCGACTCAGTGCGGAGGTCCAATCACTCAAGGACGAAATACTGGCCAAAACAGCGAGCAGAAATGAACTCCGCCAAATCGCCCGGGAAGAGGCAGATGGCACGGGCGGCACTCAGCAGCGAAATGCCGGACCGATCTACCAAATCAAAAAGGCAGATGCCGACAGGGTAGATGCCGAACTGCAGGCGCTCATCGCCACCAACACTCCACAGATTGCTGAAAAAGAACAGGCCATCACCGAGCTGAATACAAGGGAGCAGACAGAACTCTCCGCCACCGAAGCGGGACAACTGACCGGGCTGGCCTCACGGATAGAGGCACTGGACCGCCTGACCACTAAGAGTTCAGCCATCAATGTGGCCAATTGGTTTGTGATGCTGCTATTTCTGGTGGTGGAAACAGCGCCTATTTTCGTGAAACTGATCTCCCAGCGCGGGCCCTATGATTATGTGCTCAAAACCGAAGAATATGGCTTTGAGGCCTTCCACTATGAGGACCTGGCCAAGGTGAATGCCACGATCAAGAATCGTTCTTCTAAACTCACCAGCGAAGAGGCTGAGTATGTGAACAGCCGGTTGCAGCTGGGGTTGGATAGGTCATAG
- a CDS encoding cytochrome-c peroxidase, which translates to MIDLLKKYPAYSWVLLLILGSCSGESIDPGEEFYKFEKPAHFPEPTYTFENNPVTKEGFELGRRLFFDPILSRDKSVSCNNCHQQSRAFADMPLHGMSIGVDNQAGFRNAPMLANLAFMREFFWDGGVSHLDFVPINAIESDVEMDESLANVVSKLNQDDRYPGLFKEAFGVDEVTSPYLLYALSQFTLLMVSANSRYDQYILGKGELSTEELEGMQLFDQKCATCHSGELFTDFSYKNNGLSSSFKDLGRGAITEDEADYGKFRVPSLRNAEITAPYMHNARFSTLEEVLNHYEQGIKGSPTLDPIFMEDGKVKGIALTEDEKIKIISFIKTLTDRDLISDPKFQNHD; encoded by the coding sequence ATGATTGATCTCTTGAAAAAGTACCCGGCATACAGCTGGGTACTTCTTTTGATTTTAGGGAGTTGTAGCGGAGAAAGCATAGATCCCGGGGAGGAGTTCTACAAGTTCGAAAAGCCTGCGCATTTCCCCGAGCCTACATATACCTTTGAAAACAACCCGGTAACCAAAGAAGGTTTTGAATTGGGGCGGCGCCTTTTTTTTGACCCTATTCTTTCGAGAGACAAAAGTGTGTCCTGCAACAATTGTCATCAACAGTCGCGCGCATTTGCAGACATGCCTCTGCACGGCATGAGCATTGGGGTGGACAATCAGGCAGGCTTTCGAAATGCGCCCATGCTGGCGAACCTGGCTTTCATGAGAGAGTTCTTTTGGGATGGCGGGGTAAGCCATCTGGATTTCGTGCCAATTAATGCGATCGAGTCGGATGTGGAAATGGATGAGTCTCTGGCCAATGTGGTGAGCAAGCTCAATCAGGATGATCGATACCCCGGATTGTTCAAAGAAGCCTTTGGCGTGGATGAGGTCACTTCTCCTTATCTGTTGTATGCGCTTTCTCAGTTTACCCTCCTGATGGTATCTGCTAATTCCAGGTATGACCAATACATCCTTGGAAAAGGTGAGCTGTCTACGGAGGAGCTTGAGGGGATGCAGCTATTCGATCAGAAATGTGCTACTTGTCATTCTGGAGAACTGTTCACAGATTTTTCCTATAAAAACAATGGACTCAGTAGTTCATTCAAAGATCTTGGTCGTGGGGCAATTACCGAGGATGAGGCGGACTATGGGAAGTTTAGGGTACCAAGTCTGAGGAATGCGGAGATCACTGCCCCGTACATGCATAATGCCCGGTTTTCTACCCTGGAAGAAGTGCTGAATCATTACGAGCAGGGAATTAAAGGCTCGCCTACATTGGATCCCATTTTCATGGAAGATGGCAAGGTGAAGGGGATTGCACTTACGGAGGACGAAAAAATAAAGATCATTTCATTTATCAAAACATTAACGGACAGAGACCTGATCTCGGATCCAAAATTTCAAAATCATGACTAA
- a CDS encoding PLP-dependent aminotransferase family protein yields MQENRFKYEAIADNIRDAIRLGSLRTGDRLQSIRQTSRELGVSNASVFKAYYHLESEGLIECRPKSGYYVRYHLQDSEPPSSQLLNEDACEVSNQALILEFLATKLSHPDHLDLSTAVPSTELLPIGGLKKSIQKSYLNDPRAATAYENTTGHPGLKRSICQFGLNWGCVIAESEVVITNGCMEAIALSLSILTKPGDTIALESPVYYGLLQLIQHLKLKIVEIPADPTTGISLDDLEQVIHHQDLKAIVVIPNFNNPTGSLVPDENKQRLVAMATEHQIPIIEDDIYGELYFSEPRPKNCKSFDEDGWVIYCSSFSKTLAPGFRVGWCIPGRFHEEFVQRKYVTNISTSSISQAVIAHFLTHGRYDFYLKKLRSALKTQHLQYKRAIFDYFPGKIASSNPQGGFVLWLELSKNKNALKLYQVGVKAGIVIAPGQMFFARADYKNYFRISFGKPFDEAVDQALKKLGSLAATL; encoded by the coding sequence ATGCAGGAAAACAGATTTAAATATGAAGCCATCGCCGATAATATTCGGGACGCCATCAGGCTGGGTTCACTTCGAACCGGGGACCGGCTACAATCCATCCGGCAGACAAGTCGTGAGCTGGGTGTCAGCAATGCGAGCGTATTCAAAGCTTACTACCACCTGGAGTCGGAAGGGTTAATCGAATGCCGACCAAAATCGGGCTACTATGTCAGGTATCACCTCCAGGACTCAGAGCCACCAAGCAGTCAGCTGCTAAACGAAGATGCCTGTGAGGTTTCCAACCAGGCCCTGATCCTGGAATTTTTAGCCACCAAACTCTCCCACCCGGACCATCTCGATCTGAGTACCGCAGTACCCTCTACCGAGCTTTTACCTATCGGTGGCCTCAAGAAGAGCATTCAAAAGAGCTACCTGAACGACCCCCGGGCAGCTACTGCTTATGAAAACACCACCGGTCATCCGGGACTCAAGCGAAGCATCTGCCAGTTTGGATTGAACTGGGGCTGCGTCATAGCTGAAAGTGAGGTGGTTATCACCAATGGATGCATGGAGGCCATTGCCCTCAGTCTGAGCATACTCACCAAGCCCGGAGATACGATTGCACTGGAGAGCCCGGTTTATTATGGATTGTTACAACTGATCCAGCACCTAAAACTGAAAATCGTAGAAATCCCTGCTGACCCGACCACCGGTATCTCCCTCGATGACCTGGAGCAAGTCATACATCATCAGGACCTTAAAGCCATTGTGGTGATACCCAACTTCAATAACCCCACCGGCTCATTGGTTCCTGATGAAAACAAGCAGCGCCTGGTGGCCATGGCCACTGAGCATCAGATTCCTATCATAGAGGATGACATCTACGGGGAGCTCTACTTTTCAGAACCGCGACCCAAAAATTGCAAAAGCTTTGATGAAGACGGATGGGTCATTTACTGCTCCTCCTTTTCCAAAACCCTCGCTCCGGGTTTTCGTGTGGGCTGGTGCATTCCGGGCCGGTTTCACGAGGAATTTGTCCAGCGAAAATATGTCACCAACATCTCCACTTCCTCCATCAGCCAGGCAGTTATTGCCCACTTCCTGACCCATGGCCGGTATGATTTTTATCTGAAAAAACTCAGAAGTGCCCTCAAAACACAGCACCTGCAGTATAAGCGGGCCATCTTCGATTACTTCCCGGGAAAAATCGCGAGTTCTAATCCTCAGGGCGGATTCGTCCTTTGGCTGGAGCTTTCCAAGAATAAAAACGCACTGAAACTCTACCAGGTGGGCGTTAAAGCAGGCATTGTCATAGCTCCGGGTCAGATGTTCTTCGCCCGGGCTGATTATAAAAACTACTTCCGAATCAGCTTCGGCAAACCTTTTGACGAGGCGGTAGATCAGGCCCTCAAAAAGCTGGGCAGCCTGGCTGCAACGCTTTGA
- a CDS encoding MbnP family protein — protein sequence MKILKLMAMVSLTTLLWSCGSDDEVNPDEFGTFQLYFENKVGANSITLRAPGSTDYDYETSDGEPFNLSSLGYYVSKITLEGPNGEYFQDEISVNADEAKGYYLLKESNSISRNILLEKVPAGTYDRITFTIGVEEDGMKEGAAGGVLDPAAGAWFWNWNAGYIGLMMEGTAEHSGQAYVDHGNGVEVLEKTFGFHVGGWKDVTDNENFVNNIKTITLEFGTTVTVNPHLSPLAHLITDVLKVLDGAEVDFSTTYSIHSPKGGKVLADQLLNAFSVHHVHQSTSSHD from the coding sequence ATGAAAATATTGAAACTGATGGCGATGGTTTCGCTAACAACGCTGCTATGGTCTTGCGGCAGTGATGATGAGGTTAATCCTGATGAGTTTGGCACCTTTCAGCTGTATTTTGAAAATAAGGTGGGTGCCAATAGCATCACGCTGAGAGCCCCTGGTTCTACCGACTATGATTACGAAACTTCCGACGGGGAGCCATTCAACCTTTCCAGTCTCGGGTATTATGTGAGCAAAATCACTTTGGAGGGCCCAAATGGCGAGTACTTTCAGGATGAAATAAGTGTGAATGCTGATGAAGCGAAAGGATACTACCTCCTGAAGGAGAGCAACTCCATTTCACGCAATATTCTACTGGAAAAGGTGCCTGCCGGCACTTACGATCGGATCACTTTTACCATAGGGGTAGAGGAAGACGGAATGAAAGAAGGGGCCGCAGGTGGCGTATTGGATCCTGCTGCCGGAGCCTGGTTTTGGAATTGGAATGCAGGTTATATCGGGCTGATGATGGAAGGTACTGCAGAGCATTCAGGTCAGGCTTACGTAGACCATGGAAATGGAGTAGAGGTGCTTGAAAAGACCTTTGGTTTCCATGTAGGTGGTTGGAAGGATGTAACTGATAATGAGAATTTTGTCAATAATATCAAGACAATCACTTTAGAGTTTGGGACCACTGTCACGGTGAACCCGCACCTATCTCCATTGGCACATCTGATCACAGATGTGCTGAAGGTATTGGACGGAGCAGAAGTGGATTTTAGCACGACCTATTCTATCCATTCCCCAAAAGGAGGTAAGGTGTTGGCTGATCAGCTTTTGAATGCTTTTAGTGTACATCACGTGCACCAGAGTACCAGTAGTCATGATTGA
- a CDS encoding cupin domain-containing protein: MMNIKYLPFICLIAIMGSCIDQSESRDIEMKPSRAKIFSKGVRLESDHFHGNAWLDVLVVADSVNQNAVGSVTFEPGSRTNWHSHPNGQIILTLEGEGYYQEQGSSKKILRKGDVVKCPANLPHWHGASPDSEFVQVAITSRVNGPTEWLSPVSDEEYRGE, from the coding sequence ATGATGAACATTAAGTATCTACCCTTTATCTGCTTGATAGCAATCATGGGTTCCTGCATTGATCAGAGTGAATCACGAGACATTGAGATGAAGCCATCCAGAGCAAAGATCTTTTCTAAAGGGGTGAGACTTGAGAGCGACCACTTTCATGGCAACGCCTGGTTGGATGTTCTGGTAGTTGCCGATAGTGTTAACCAGAATGCTGTTGGAAGTGTCACTTTTGAGCCTGGTTCACGAACAAACTGGCACTCACACCCCAATGGACAAATCATCCTGACACTTGAGGGTGAAGGATATTATCAGGAGCAAGGAAGTTCGAAAAAGATTTTACGCAAAGGTGATGTGGTCAAATGTCCGGCCAACTTACCTCACTGGCATGGAGCAAGCCCGGACAGTGAATTCGTACAGGTGGCCATTACCAGCCGTGTGAATGGGCCTACTGAATGGCTGAGCCCCGTTAGCGATGAAGAGTATCGAGGTGAATGA
- a CDS encoding AraC family transcriptional regulator: MSDQKNFDSIKAYNDFNNHPTLHPLVSVLDFSKANPRHGYKMSFGIYSIFLKDVKCGDLVYGKNTYDYQEGTLVFVGPGQVVDVSNKTDIYQPSGRGLTFHPDLILGTPLARQIDEYGFFSYNLSEALHLSPEEQQTIVDCFLKIENELKRPVDKHSRKLIASNIGLLLDYCERFYDRQFITRAHVNNGILGRFEESLNNYFASEKPYSLGLPSVSYFADELHLSVNYFGDMIKKETGRSAQESIQTKLIEIAKDKIFGSEKSVKEIAFELGFKYPQHFSRLFKKRVGYTPQEYRQLN, translated from the coding sequence ATGAGCGATCAGAAAAATTTCGATAGTATCAAAGCCTACAATGATTTTAATAATCATCCCACTTTACACCCGCTGGTGAGTGTTCTTGATTTTTCCAAGGCCAACCCCAGACACGGGTACAAAATGTCTTTTGGGATCTATTCCATTTTCCTGAAGGATGTAAAATGCGGGGATCTTGTGTACGGCAAGAATACGTACGACTATCAGGAGGGTACGCTGGTTTTTGTGGGGCCGGGTCAGGTGGTGGATGTGAGCAACAAAACAGATATTTATCAGCCGTCAGGTAGGGGGTTAACCTTTCATCCCGATTTGATATTAGGAACCCCATTGGCCAGACAAATTGACGAGTACGGTTTTTTCTCTTACAACCTGAGCGAGGCGCTGCACCTCTCGCCGGAGGAGCAACAGACCATCGTGGACTGCTTCCTGAAAATTGAAAATGAATTGAAACGGCCGGTAGATAAGCACAGCAGAAAGTTGATCGCCTCCAATATTGGGTTGCTTCTGGACTACTGTGAGCGCTTCTATGATCGACAGTTCATTACCAGAGCGCACGTGAACAACGGCATTCTGGGAAGGTTTGAAGAATCCCTGAATAATTACTTCGCTTCGGAAAAGCCCTATTCGTTAGGTCTTCCTTCTGTAAGCTACTTTGCTGATGAGCTGCACCTTTCTGTCAATTATTTTGGAGATATGATCAAGAAGGAGACAGGCCGATCTGCGCAGGAATCCATTCAGACGAAGTTGATCGAGATTGCCAAAGACAAGATTTTCGGGTCAGAAAAATCTGTTAAGGAAATCGCATTCGAACTGGGCTTCAAATACCCACAGCACTTCTCCCGGTTATTCAAAAAACGCGTGGGCTACACACCACAGGAATATAGGCAATTGAACTGA
- a CDS encoding nuclear transport factor 2 family protein, producing MKKLLICLAMILGTTLWTYAQSDDTEMINLSKQKWAWMADKNVEELASLFHEESKFVHMSGSWKKDRELEIIESGSIWYKNTIVHDVDVKRFGNTVIVWSRITLEAHVRGNDVSNEFTATEVYQKQSDSWQLLDLTFSSVRDTHQIEH from the coding sequence ATGAAGAAACTTTTGATCTGCCTGGCGATGATCCTGGGCACCACTCTATGGACATATGCCCAAAGTGACGATACCGAGATGATCAACTTATCCAAACAAAAATGGGCATGGATGGCCGATAAAAATGTGGAAGAGCTGGCATCGTTGTTTCACGAGGAATCCAAGTTTGTACACATGAGCGGATCCTGGAAAAAGGACCGGGAACTGGAAATCATTGAGAGTGGAAGCATTTGGTATAAAAACACCATCGTGCATGATGTGGATGTCAAGCGCTTTGGCAACACAGTCATTGTATGGAGTCGCATCACACTGGAAGCACACGTGCGTGGCAACGATGTGTCCAATGAGTTTACAGCTACGGAGGTTTACCAGAAACAATCAGACAGCTGGCAACTTTTGGACCTCACTTTCAGCAGTGTCCGTGATACTCATCAAATTGAACATTAA